The following proteins come from a genomic window of Chionomys nivalis chromosome 9, mChiNiv1.1, whole genome shotgun sequence:
- the Ppdpf gene encoding pancreatic progenitor cell differentiation and proliferation factor, with product MAAIPSSGSLVATHDYYRRRLGSSSSSSSCGSAEYPGDTVPHPPGLPKADPGHWWASFYFGKSTLPFMTTVLESPEHPAEYPQASKSPITRGLAPETMKQQPVVHPGQANTKAPS from the exons ATGGCAGCCATCCCTTCTAGCGGCTCGCTCGTGGCTACCCATGACTACTACCGGC gacGCCTGGGCTCCTCGTCCAGCAGCAGCTCCTGCGGAAGTGCAGAGTACCCCGGGGACACCGTGCCCCACCCCCCGG GTCTCCCCAAGGCCGACCCTGGCCACTGGTGGGCCAGCTTCTATTTTGGGAAGTCCACCCTCCCATTCATGACCACAGTGTTGGAGTCTCCTGAGCA CCCGGCAGAATACCCCCAGGCCTCCAAAAGCCCGATCACCCGTGGCCTGGCTCCTGAAACCATGAAGCAGCAGCCAGTCGTCCATCCTGGCCAGGCCAACACGAAGGCCCCGTCCTGA